One Etheostoma spectabile isolate EspeVRDwgs_2016 chromosome 12, UIUC_Espe_1.0, whole genome shotgun sequence genomic window carries:
- the rrp15 gene encoding RRP15-like protein isoform X2: MMAALLTTHVQQLSDNAQPQFEDNDDQSDSEGGSNDERSDDGASDGGEDDRDGEGGSNGEEAEDGEEDKEADEGNANAGWAEAMAKILGKKTPESKSSILIKNKELDKMKVKERKEQLERKKQVDKKRAWEMMCREKPDVVKDRETERALQRIATRGVVQLFNAVRKHQKTVNNKVKEFGGSERKKAKFLSSVSKKDFIDVLRRTEEGSRVTGRTEKDAAAAAEEKPAWSVLTDDFMMGATMKDWDKDSDKEEANTHSGGEVESDSD, encoded by the exons ATGATGGCAGCTCTGTTGACAACACATGTGCAGCAGTTGTCTG ACAATGCACAGCCTCAGTTTGAGGATAACGATGACCAGAGTGATTCTGAAGGAGGGAGCAACGATGAAAGGTCAGATGATGGAGCGAGTGATGGAGGAGAAGATGACAGAGATGGTGAAGGAGGGAGTAATGGGGAAGAGGCAGAAGATGGAGAAGAGGATAAAGAGGCAGATGAGGGCAATGCCAACGCTGGGTGGGCGGAGGCTATGGCAAAGATCCTGGGGAAGAAAACCCCAGAGAGCAAATCCAGCATACTGATAAAGAACAAAGAGCTGGACAAGATGAAggtcaaagaaagaaaagagcagctggagagaaagaaacag GTTGACAAGAAGCGAGCGTGGGAGATGATGTGCAGAGAGAAACCTGACGTAGTGAAGGACCGTGAGACTGAACGAGCTCTACAGAGAATTGCTACCAG AGGGGTGGTGCAGCTGTTCAATGCTGTGAGGAAACACCAGAAAACAGTCAATAACAAGGTGAAGGAATTTGGTGGCTCAGAGAGGAAGAAAGCCAAATTTCTTTCATCTGTCTCTAAGAAAGACTTCATTGATGTGCTACGAAGGACAGAGGAAGGCAGCAGAGTCACTGGCCGGACTGAAAAGGAC gctgctgcagcagcagaggagaAGCCTGCCTGGAGCGTTCTCACAGACGACTTTATGATGGGAGCCACCATGAAAGACTGGGACAAAGACAGTGACAAAGAGGAGGCCAATACACACTCAGGAGGGGAGGTGGAAAGTGACTCAGACTGA
- the rrp15 gene encoding RRP15-like protein isoform X1, with translation MMAALLTTHVQQLSDNAQPQFEDNDDQSDSEGGSNDERSDDGASDGGEDDRDGEGGSNGEEAEDGEEDKEADEGNANAGWAEAMAKILGKKTPESKSSILIKNKELDKMKVKERKEQLERKKQVDKKRAWEMMCREKPDVVKDRETERALQRIATRGVVQLFNAVRKHQKTVNNKVKEFGGSERKKAKFLSSVSKKDFIDVLRRTEEGSRVTGRTEKDAAAAAAEEKPAWSVLTDDFMMGATMKDWDKDSDKEEANTHSGGEVESDSD, from the exons ATGATGGCAGCTCTGTTGACAACACATGTGCAGCAGTTGTCTG ACAATGCACAGCCTCAGTTTGAGGATAACGATGACCAGAGTGATTCTGAAGGAGGGAGCAACGATGAAAGGTCAGATGATGGAGCGAGTGATGGAGGAGAAGATGACAGAGATGGTGAAGGAGGGAGTAATGGGGAAGAGGCAGAAGATGGAGAAGAGGATAAAGAGGCAGATGAGGGCAATGCCAACGCTGGGTGGGCGGAGGCTATGGCAAAGATCCTGGGGAAGAAAACCCCAGAGAGCAAATCCAGCATACTGATAAAGAACAAAGAGCTGGACAAGATGAAggtcaaagaaagaaaagagcagctggagagaaagaaacag GTTGACAAGAAGCGAGCGTGGGAGATGATGTGCAGAGAGAAACCTGACGTAGTGAAGGACCGTGAGACTGAACGAGCTCTACAGAGAATTGCTACCAG AGGGGTGGTGCAGCTGTTCAATGCTGTGAGGAAACACCAGAAAACAGTCAATAACAAGGTGAAGGAATTTGGTGGCTCAGAGAGGAAGAAAGCCAAATTTCTTTCATCTGTCTCTAAGAAAGACTTCATTGATGTGCTACGAAGGACAGAGGAAGGCAGCAGAGTCACTGGCCGGACTGAAAAGGACGCT gctgctgcagcagcagaggagaAGCCTGCCTGGAGCGTTCTCACAGACGACTTTATGATGGGAGCCACCATGAAAGACTGGGACAAAGACAGTGACAAAGAGGAGGCCAATACACACTCAGGAGGGGAGGTGGAAAGTGACTCAGACTGA
- the rrp15 gene encoding RRP15-like protein isoform X3, which translates to MMAALLTTHVQQLSGDDDQSDSEGGSNDERSDDGASDGGEDDRDGEGGSNGEEAEDGEEDKEADEGNANAGWAEAMAKILGKKTPESKSSILIKNKELDKMKVKERKEQLERKKQVDKKRAWEMMCREKPDVVKDRETERALQRIATRGVVQLFNAVRKHQKTVNNKVKEFGGSERKKAKFLSSVSKKDFIDVLRRTEEGSRVTGRTEKDAAAAAAEEKPAWSVLTDDFMMGATMKDWDKDSDKEEANTHSGGEVESDSD; encoded by the exons ATGATGGCAGCTCTGTTGACAACACATGTGCAGCAGTTGTCTGGTGA CGATGACCAGAGTGATTCTGAAGGAGGGAGCAACGATGAAAGGTCAGATGATGGAGCGAGTGATGGAGGAGAAGATGACAGAGATGGTGAAGGAGGGAGTAATGGGGAAGAGGCAGAAGATGGAGAAGAGGATAAAGAGGCAGATGAGGGCAATGCCAACGCTGGGTGGGCGGAGGCTATGGCAAAGATCCTGGGGAAGAAAACCCCAGAGAGCAAATCCAGCATACTGATAAAGAACAAAGAGCTGGACAAGATGAAggtcaaagaaagaaaagagcagctggagagaaagaaacag GTTGACAAGAAGCGAGCGTGGGAGATGATGTGCAGAGAGAAACCTGACGTAGTGAAGGACCGTGAGACTGAACGAGCTCTACAGAGAATTGCTACCAG AGGGGTGGTGCAGCTGTTCAATGCTGTGAGGAAACACCAGAAAACAGTCAATAACAAGGTGAAGGAATTTGGTGGCTCAGAGAGGAAGAAAGCCAAATTTCTTTCATCTGTCTCTAAGAAAGACTTCATTGATGTGCTACGAAGGACAGAGGAAGGCAGCAGAGTCACTGGCCGGACTGAAAAGGACGCT gctgctgcagcagcagaggagaAGCCTGCCTGGAGCGTTCTCACAGACGACTTTATGATGGGAGCCACCATGAAAGACTGGGACAAAGACAGTGACAAAGAGGAGGCCAATACACACTCAGGAGGGGAGGTGGAAAGTGACTCAGACTGA
- the rrp15 gene encoding RRP15-like protein isoform X4, giving the protein MCSSCLDNDDQSDSEGGSNDERSDDGASDGGEDDRDGEGGSNGEEAEDGEEDKEADEGNANAGWAEAMAKILGKKTPESKSSILIKNKELDKMKVKERKEQLERKKQVDKKRAWEMMCREKPDVVKDRETERALQRIATRGVVQLFNAVRKHQKTVNNKVKEFGGSERKKAKFLSSVSKKDFIDVLRRTEEGSRVTGRTEKDAAAAAAEEKPAWSVLTDDFMMGATMKDWDKDSDKEEANTHSGGEVESDSD; this is encoded by the exons ATGTGCAGCAGTTGTCTG GATAACGATGACCAGAGTGATTCTGAAGGAGGGAGCAACGATGAAAGGTCAGATGATGGAGCGAGTGATGGAGGAGAAGATGACAGAGATGGTGAAGGAGGGAGTAATGGGGAAGAGGCAGAAGATGGAGAAGAGGATAAAGAGGCAGATGAGGGCAATGCCAACGCTGGGTGGGCGGAGGCTATGGCAAAGATCCTGGGGAAGAAAACCCCAGAGAGCAAATCCAGCATACTGATAAAGAACAAAGAGCTGGACAAGATGAAggtcaaagaaagaaaagagcagctggagagaaagaaacag GTTGACAAGAAGCGAGCGTGGGAGATGATGTGCAGAGAGAAACCTGACGTAGTGAAGGACCGTGAGACTGAACGAGCTCTACAGAGAATTGCTACCAG AGGGGTGGTGCAGCTGTTCAATGCTGTGAGGAAACACCAGAAAACAGTCAATAACAAGGTGAAGGAATTTGGTGGCTCAGAGAGGAAGAAAGCCAAATTTCTTTCATCTGTCTCTAAGAAAGACTTCATTGATGTGCTACGAAGGACAGAGGAAGGCAGCAGAGTCACTGGCCGGACTGAAAAGGACGCT gctgctgcagcagcagaggagaAGCCTGCCTGGAGCGTTCTCACAGACGACTTTATGATGGGAGCCACCATGAAAGACTGGGACAAAGACAGTGACAAAGAGGAGGCCAATACACACTCAGGAGGGGAGGTGGAAAGTGACTCAGACTGA